The candidate division WOR-3 bacterium genomic interval ACCCAATCGAAAACTGCGTAACAGTTTCTTTTTACCATTTTTAACCATAGAAACCAGATCAACAAACCCCTTTATTCCTCCACTAACAGCACCAATAAGAATCACAAACATATAAGCAACGACAGCCACTAAAATCATTTTCTCAATTTTAACAACACCCTTAACGAAAAATATCTCTCATTCTTGAAATCACGAAAACTCTCCTCAATCCGCATCCGATACCCATAAATTTCTAAAACCAAACTGCTATCAGATAAATCGGTCACAATATACAATGGATCATCACCAAAACCCCGATCCCCAACAATCACAATCTTTGACCATAAGTACTGAGGCATTAGCCTGATAAATGTTTTTAGACATTCCCGCTCAATTGTATTTTGCCAGGGATCATCAACAAGATAATTAACCTCATGCCAAAATAGGGGATTGCTCGTTATACCTACCGATCTTTTTCCAATCAACGAGAATTTCTAAATACTGGTGTCTTTTAAGCCATTCCAGAAGATAGGGAATGATGCCTGCTTTATCACCCCACCTTAATCCGGGGGCAAAATTCCCATCAAAGGGGGAGGAGAAAAAGTGAAAAGACTCAGCAATCTTTTTGATTGACATTCTTTATAGTTTTTATATACTATCTCATGGCACGAATTTTTTCTGTTTCCGGCGTTCGTGGTATTGCACTCAAGGAGTTGGGCTATGGGAGTGCATCTTTCTATGCCCAGGTGTATGCATTTTTTCTGAATGCAAAGAGGATGGTTGTCGGTCACGATACGAGAGAATCATATCCTCAGATAAGTGGTGGAGTCGCTGATGGTTTTAATATAATGGGTTGTGAAGTGATTGACTTAGGGGTGGCACCTACTCCCACGGTCGTTTTTATGGTGCGGAAACTTAAAGCCGATGGCGGCGCGGTCGCCACCGCCAGCCATAATCCTCCGGAATGGAATGGGATAAAATTTATTACCGACCGGGGCGAATTTCTAAATGAGCAGGAATTCCGGAGATTTTCCGTTTTTGTTGATTTCTTTAATGCTTATCCAAGTAAAATGATTGAATTCATGGGCTATTTTGGGGAATGTAAAGAATATAAAAATCCTTACGAAGAACATATAAAGGAAATAATCAATCATTTTAGACTAAAGAATCTCGGATTGCGAATCGGTGTGGACGCAGTTTGTGGAGCGGGTTCAAAAGCCCTGCCTGCCCTCCTGGAAATGGCAGGTTGCAGGGTGTATAAAATCCATTGTAATTTCAAACCCCGCTTTCCCCGGCCACCTGAACCCATGCCCGAAAATATTACAAAATTGTGTGCCCTGGTAAAAAGATACCACCTTGATTTAGGATTTGCCCTGGATCCGGATGGCGATAGATTATCCATTGTTGATGAAAAAGGGAATGCGATTGGTGAGGAAAAAACCCTGGTACTTGCGGCTGATTATATTTTGAACAGAAGAAAAGGACCTGTGGTCACGAATCTTTCAACTACGAGTTTGATGGATTATATTGCCCGTAAACACAAATGCCCAATACATCGCACAAAAGTCGGTGAGGCGAATGTGGTAGCGAAAATGAATGAAGTAAGGGCAGTGATTGGCGGTGAGGGGAATGGTGGTGTGATATATCCAAGGATAAATCGCACACGGGATGCCTTGACCGGTGTCGGGATCATTCTGAAAATGCTCAGCACCACTGAGAAACGGCTTTCAGAAATTGTAGCATCTTACCCAGATTATTTTATGCTCAAGGATAAGGTGGGTATCAGCCGCGAGGATTTTGAAAAGAAAAGAGAACTGATTTTAAAGAAGTTCAGAGGTCAGTTTGATTTTACTGATGGCATCAGGATAACCGAAAGGAACAACTGGATTCATATTCGTCCTTCAAATACCGAACCGATTGTCCGTATCATTGTTGAGGCAAAAGATAAGAGAAAGGCAAAAGGATTGATAGATCAAGCAAAAGAGCTCTTGCAAATTTAATTTTTCAAAAACTCAGGAGGTTAAATGGCAATCGTCGACCTACGGGAACAGGCAAAACGCCGGAGCCCGAAAGAACTCATTCAACATCTGAAAAATTTTAAACTCAATTTAAAATTTTCCGCGGGTATCTGGTATTTCTCTCCCCCGGACTCAAGATTTCATGATAAATATAAAAAAGAGCTAAGTATAAAAAAACGTCTGGATATCGCTGCAAAACTTTTGGATTATGGACTTACCGGCATTGAGGCACATTATCCCAATGAAATAAACGAAAAAAATCTTGAATTGTGGAAGAAATTTTTGAGGTCAACAGGAATGAGACTCGTTACAATCGTTCCCCTTTTATTCCGGGATAAGGATTTTGAATTCGGCTCTCTTTCAAATCCAATTGAAAAATACCGACAGAAGGCGATTGACCTGACAATAGAAACCCTGAGATTAAATAAAGAATTTGATACCGATTTTGCGGTTGTCTGGCCCGGTATTGATGGTTATGAAAATCCATTCGGGATTGATTTCTTTCAAATGTGGGATAGATTTGCCCAGGGGCTTGCCTTTGCAATGGATAAAGTCCCGGGTGTGCGGATTGCATTTGAACCAAAACCTTATGAGCCACGGGGCAGGATACTTTTTGGCACCACTGCAGAAGGCTTGCTCCTGTGCCACAAAGTGGAATCCCTTTTAAAGAACAAAAAGAACCTTGCATTATTGAAACAGGGGCATAAGTTGTGCTGTATGAATCCGGAAGTTGGACATGCACTTATGGCTTATGAAGACCTCGCCTATGCTTATTCACTACCCTTGAGCGAAGCAAGGCTTGCCCATATGCATCTCAATTCCCAGCCCCTTGGAAATTTTGACCAGGATTTGAATATCGGGGTCGTCTCACCAGAGCAATTTGAGGCACTCTTATATGTCTTAAAGATGCACTCGTATAATGGCTGGTTCGGAATTGATATAAATCCAGAAAGGATGGATGTCCAGACCGCAATAAAGATTTCTATTGATGCAATAAGGTCCGCAAATGACCGGATAAATGAACTTGACCATGAATCAATAGTGTATGCAATCAATAATCCTGATAAGGCACGTGGCTGGATTGAGGCATACCTGATACGAATGAGGGCATTGAGACCGGAGATATTACCCGAATTGCCCAGACTCAAAATTAAATGAAAGAGTTATTGCTGGGGATTGATATTGGCACGACCGGAGCCAAGGTCGTTTTGCTCGCTCCGGATGGTAAAATTATTGCCACTTCTACAAACGAATATCCTGTATACATACCAAAACCAAATTGGTCTGAGCAGAATCCCGGAGACTGGTGGAAGGCGACGATAAAGGGAATAACACAGGTATTAAAAAAATCCCACACCAATCCGAACCATATCGCAGGAATCGGACTGACCGGACAGATGCACGGGTTGGTCATCCTTGATAATAAAAAAAGTGTTCTAAGAAATTGTATCCTCTGGAATGACCAGCGCACAGTAAAAGAGTGTGAAGAAATAAATTCACTTATTGGTCCAGAAAGGATGATTAAGATTGCTGGAAAACCCTGCCTGCCAAGTTTTACTGCAGGTAAAATCCTGTGGGTAAAGAATAATGAACCAGAAATCTATAAAAGAATTGCCCATATCCTTTTGCCCAAAGACTATGTGCGATTCAAACTCACTGGAAACCTGGGTATGGATGTGGCAGATGCCTCAGGAACCTGTCTATTTGATGTCGCAAAGAGAGACTGGTCAGAACAAATTATAAACGGACTGAAGATAAATAGAGACTGGTTGCCACCTATTTTTGAATCACCGGCGGTATGCGGATATATTAGCAAATCAGCCGCAAAATTGACCGGCTTAAAACAAGGTACACCGGTCATTGCCGGTGCTGGTGACCAGGCGGCGCAGGCAATCGGAACCGGGATCTATGAACCTGGCACTGTATCCGTAACAATTGGTACATCCGGTGTTGTATTTGCGGCGATTGATAGATATCAATATGACTCAACCGGAAGATTACACACCTATTGCCATGCTACATTTGATATGTGGCATTTGATGGGTGTGATGCTTTCTGCGGGAGGAAGCCTGAGATGGTGCAGGGATTTATTATACAAAAATGAGAAACGCTATGCCGAAAAGCAAGGGATTGATATCTATGATATGATGACCAAAGAAGCAGGAAAAATCCCACCCGGTGCTGAAGGGTTGCTCTTTCTCCCTTATCTTTCCGGTGAAAGAACACCCCATCCTGACCCCTATGCCCGTGGCGTATTCTTTGGATTATCATTGAAACACAGCAGACCCCATCTGACACGGGCGGTGATTGAAGGTATAACATTTGGTTTAAAGGACTGCCTTGAATTATTGAATGGTATGGGAATAAGATTCAACCGGGTTCGGGTATCGGGTGGTGGTGCAAAATCTTTGTTATGGCGTAAGATAATGGCGAATGTCTTTAACCTTGATATTGTAACTGTGAATGCAACCGAGGGCGCCGCATTCGGCGCCGCACTCCTTGCCGGTGTGGGAACCGGGGTCTATAAGGATGCAAAAGAAGGTTGCAGAAAGACAATCTATGAGACAGGAATTACAAAACCGGATAAAAATGCGGAAATATATCAAAAATGCTACAAATTATACAGGTCACTCTATCCGGCAGTCAGGGAATATTTTAGGGATTTAAGCAAAATTGCGGAGTAAATATTGTTTAGTCTCTCTATAAAAGACAAAAAAATCTATCTTGACCAAAAGGCGATTCCTTTGCTCAGTGGTGAGGTCCATTACTGGCGGCTCGCACCCCAATCCTGGAAGGTGATTCTTGAAAAGGTCAAAGAACTTGGAATTCAAATTGTATCAACATATATCTGCTGGCAGTTCCATGAGTTTGAAGTCAATAAATATGATTTTACTGGTAAGACCGACCCGAGAAGAGACTTAAAATCTTTCTTAGAACTACTTAGCGAAATGGATTTTTATATTATTATCAGACCCGGTCCTTATATCTATTCAGAATGGATAAATTTTGGTGTACCTGAACGGCTTGTCCCTTATCACCGGCTCCACCCGGAATTTAAGAAAGAGGCAGCCCACTGGATTCAGGAGATAACCGAATTTTTAAAACCATACTTTGCCACGAATGGCGGAAGGATAATCCTTTTACAGCCGGATAATGAGATCCATCCATTTATTAATTTCTATGGTGAACAACTCGGGCTTGGTAATACCCCGGGTATGTTTCAGGAATTCTTGGAGAAGCGCTACCGTGATATTACAAATTTGAACAAATTATGGAAAAGCGATTATTCAAGGTTTTCTGATGTCCGGGCATTTGATGATGTATCAAAAGTTGATTGTAGAAGAATAGATGTCGTGAGATTTTTATTGTGGTATACAAAAGAGGTCGCCAGATGGAATAAAGAAATCTATCAGAAATGTGGTGTTGATATACCGCTCTATTTCAATGTTGATACAATTGGTGTCCAGCCCTGGCCCCTGCTGGAAAAGGTCGCTGATATATCTGCCCCGGATTATTATCCAACGAATGAATTTGTAGGGCGTCCGGATGAACACCGCCATTTTCTCTTTTCCATTCGTTATGTCGCTTCTTATTCAAGATTACCATTTATTGCGGAATTAGAATCCGGGATATGGCATGGCTGGCATTATCAAACCGGTGCCCTGAGTGCCAATCATTATCGTTTATTATGCCTTTCTGCATTACTCGCTGGTGCAGTCGGCTGGAACTGGTATATGCTTGTGAATCGTGATAACTGGTATATGAGCCCGATAAATGAATGGGGCATAGAGCGTCCAGAACTATTTTCCGTATTCAAAAAAATTGTTGAGGTCTATTATGAACTAAAACCACCTGATTTAAAACGACTTTGTGATATTGGAATAGCCGTTGATTTTCTCCAGCAGGCAGTTTGTAATAAACAGAATGAGATAACCTCTGGCATTTATGCCGGTGCAGATTTATTAAAACCCTTTTATGATACAGGTATAGATTTTGAATTCTTTGACCTGAATTATAACGAATGTGATAAACCAGTCCTTTTTTATGCAGGTGAAGAATGGTTGTCAGCTGATTATCAAAACAGGATTTTAAAATACATCGAGAATGGTGGACATTTTATAATAATTGGCAAACCATTCTTATTTGATGACAATTTCCAGGAAGCAAACATACTAAATATACCGACACCCGAAGGTATTATCGGCTATGAATTGAGCCCCAGAAAACTCCTGCTCAGACTCGGCAATAGAGAAATCAATACCCAATCACCTTATATCTATTATTTTAAGGAAGTTCCTGGAGTGCCGATAATGGCGAAATGTCTCAATACTACATTCTGGTTTACGAATTTACCCTTGGGCAGTGAATATATCGTCGGCTATACCCAGAATATAGGAAAGGGAAGATTGACATTCATTGGTTTGAAACCAGAGGCTGGACTGATTACTGCGCTTTTGGAAGGATTAGAAATAAAGGTCTATTGCCGTGCCGAAGAAAATAATATCCATTCGGCATTATTTAAACGCGATAATACTTATTATCTCATTGCGGTAAATAACAATAATAATCCATCAGGGGTCAAATTCACGATTAAATTGGGATTGGAAGGCATTTATCGGGTAACTGATTTGGTATTAAACAAGACCGAGATGGTCGATTTTCAACACCAGAATTTTATATACTGGCATATCAATAGAAAAGACGGGATTGTCCTAAAAATCGCGCCCCAGGAGGGATGAATTGTTTTTGGAAGTTCCTGAATTGAAAAAGATAATTTA includes:
- the xylB gene encoding xylulokinase, which produces MKELLLGIDIGTTGAKVVLLAPDGKIIATSTNEYPVYIPKPNWSEQNPGDWWKATIKGITQVLKKSHTNPNHIAGIGLTGQMHGLVILDNKKSVLRNCILWNDQRTVKECEEINSLIGPERMIKIAGKPCLPSFTAGKILWVKNNEPEIYKRIAHILLPKDYVRFKLTGNLGMDVADASGTCLFDVAKRDWSEQIINGLKINRDWLPPIFESPAVCGYISKSAAKLTGLKQGTPVIAGAGDQAAQAIGTGIYEPGTVSVTIGTSGVVFAAIDRYQYDSTGRLHTYCHATFDMWHLMGVMLSAGGSLRWCRDLLYKNEKRYAEKQGIDIYDMMTKEAGKIPPGAEGLLFLPYLSGERTPHPDPYARGVFFGLSLKHSRPHLTRAVIEGITFGLKDCLELLNGMGIRFNRVRVSGGGAKSLLWRKIMANVFNLDIVTVNATEGAAFGAALLAGVGTGVYKDAKEGCRKTIYETGITKPDKNAEIYQKCYKLYRSLYPAVREYFRDLSKIAE
- a CDS encoding TIM barrel protein, whose translation is MAIVDLREQAKRRSPKELIQHLKNFKLNLKFSAGIWYFSPPDSRFHDKYKKELSIKKRLDIAAKLLDYGLTGIEAHYPNEINEKNLELWKKFLRSTGMRLVTIVPLLFRDKDFEFGSLSNPIEKYRQKAIDLTIETLRLNKEFDTDFAVVWPGIDGYENPFGIDFFQMWDRFAQGLAFAMDKVPGVRIAFEPKPYEPRGRILFGTTAEGLLLCHKVESLLKNKKNLALLKQGHKLCCMNPEVGHALMAYEDLAYAYSLPLSEARLAHMHLNSQPLGNFDQDLNIGVVSPEQFEALLYVLKMHSYNGWFGIDINPERMDVQTAIKISIDAIRSANDRINELDHESIVYAINNPDKARGWIEAYLIRMRALRPEILPELPRLKIK
- the glmM gene encoding phosphoglucosamine mutase; this translates as MARIFSVSGVRGIALKELGYGSASFYAQVYAFFLNAKRMVVGHDTRESYPQISGGVADGFNIMGCEVIDLGVAPTPTVVFMVRKLKADGGAVATASHNPPEWNGIKFITDRGEFLNEQEFRRFSVFVDFFNAYPSKMIEFMGYFGECKEYKNPYEEHIKEIINHFRLKNLGLRIGVDAVCGAGSKALPALLEMAGCRVYKIHCNFKPRFPRPPEPMPENITKLCALVKRYHLDLGFALDPDGDRLSIVDEKGNAIGEEKTLVLAADYILNRRKGPVVTNLSTTSLMDYIARKHKCPIHRTKVGEANVVAKMNEVRAVIGGEGNGGVIYPRINRTRDALTGVGIILKMLSTTEKRLSEIVASYPDYFMLKDKVGISREDFEKKRELILKKFRGQFDFTDGIRITERNNWIHIRPSNTEPIVRIIVEAKDKRKAKGLIDQAKELLQI
- a CDS encoding beta-galactosidase, yielding MFSLSIKDKKIYLDQKAIPLLSGEVHYWRLAPQSWKVILEKVKELGIQIVSTYICWQFHEFEVNKYDFTGKTDPRRDLKSFLELLSEMDFYIIIRPGPYIYSEWINFGVPERLVPYHRLHPEFKKEAAHWIQEITEFLKPYFATNGGRIILLQPDNEIHPFINFYGEQLGLGNTPGMFQEFLEKRYRDITNLNKLWKSDYSRFSDVRAFDDVSKVDCRRIDVVRFLLWYTKEVARWNKEIYQKCGVDIPLYFNVDTIGVQPWPLLEKVADISAPDYYPTNEFVGRPDEHRHFLFSIRYVASYSRLPFIAELESGIWHGWHYQTGALSANHYRLLCLSALLAGAVGWNWYMLVNRDNWYMSPINEWGIERPELFSVFKKIVEVYYELKPPDLKRLCDIGIAVDFLQQAVCNKQNEITSGIYAGADLLKPFYDTGIDFEFFDLNYNECDKPVLFYAGEEWLSADYQNRILKYIENGGHFIIIGKPFLFDDNFQEANILNIPTPEGIIGYELSPRKLLLRLGNREINTQSPYIYYFKEVPGVPIMAKCLNTTFWFTNLPLGSEYIVGYTQNIGKGRLTFIGLKPEAGLITALLEGLEIKVYCRAEENNIHSALFKRDNTYYLIAVNNNNNPSGVKFTIKLGLEGIYRVTDLVLNKTEMVDFQHQNFIYWHINRKDGIVLKIAPQEG